In Paludisphaera rhizosphaerae, a genomic segment contains:
- a CDS encoding GspE/PulE family protein translates to MARRLGTIMVDMGYLDEEGLMRALEEQKRGAGELLGKVVVRLGMVKEDQVLKALGEQLGMKVVKLADTTIPAEMTELVNESMATTFKVVPLSQSKKDKSVTVAMAEPQNPATLTDLGLFLGVPVKGAISTEADVTATIERIYAGHHESIQDVVKQIEQDKGLQKMAGRNENTIDLEAIEEMAEAAPVRKLLNMVLLLAIKDKASDIHFEPFEEEYKMRYRVDGILYELVPPPRHLAPAISSRIKVMSNLDIAERRLPQDGKIQLALGGNSVDIRVSTLPTMFGESVVLRILDRSVVQLDLKRLGLPNDTLARWMEVIHKPNGIILVTGPTSSGKTTTLYATLNELNKIEDKIITTEEPVEYEIEGLIQVPINPEIGVTFAACLRAILRQDPDKILVGETRDLETAEISIQASLTGHVVFTTLHTNDAPSAVTRLRDMGLPTFLITATVEAVLAQRLVRKLCQNCKAEFMPSAEVLMELGMTQEQAAGQKWFYGKGCDRCNNTGYKGRQGIYELIVMNDILREMIVAEVSLDDFRDACRKHGMKTLREAGLEAISEGRTSIEEVLRETMTEV, encoded by the coding sequence ATGGCGCGACGGCTCGGCACCATCATGGTCGACATGGGCTACCTCGACGAGGAAGGGCTGATGCGCGCCCTCGAGGAGCAGAAGCGTGGGGCCGGCGAGCTCCTGGGCAAGGTGGTCGTCCGCCTGGGGATGGTGAAAGAGGATCAGGTCCTCAAGGCGCTCGGCGAACAGCTTGGCATGAAGGTGGTCAAGCTGGCCGACACGACGATCCCCGCCGAAATGACCGAGCTGGTGAACGAGAGCATGGCGACGACGTTCAAGGTCGTGCCGCTCTCGCAGAGCAAGAAGGATAAGAGCGTCACCGTGGCGATGGCCGAGCCCCAGAACCCCGCGACCCTGACCGACCTGGGGTTGTTCCTGGGGGTCCCCGTCAAGGGGGCGATCTCGACCGAGGCCGACGTGACGGCGACGATCGAGCGGATCTACGCCGGCCACCACGAGTCGATCCAGGACGTGGTGAAGCAGATCGAGCAGGACAAGGGCCTGCAGAAGATGGCCGGCCGCAACGAGAACACGATCGACCTCGAGGCGATCGAGGAGATGGCCGAGGCGGCGCCGGTCCGCAAGCTCCTGAACATGGTGCTGCTGCTGGCGATCAAGGACAAGGCCTCGGACATCCACTTTGAGCCGTTCGAGGAAGAGTACAAGATGCGGTACCGTGTGGACGGCATCCTGTACGAACTGGTGCCCCCCCCGCGCCACCTCGCGCCGGCGATCTCCAGCCGCATCAAGGTCATGTCGAATCTCGACATCGCCGAGCGCCGGCTGCCGCAGGACGGCAAGATTCAGCTCGCCCTGGGCGGTAACAGCGTCGACATCCGCGTCTCGACGTTGCCGACCATGTTCGGCGAGAGCGTGGTGTTGCGAATCCTCGACCGCTCGGTCGTCCAGCTCGACCTCAAGCGTCTCGGGCTTCCGAACGACACCCTGGCTCGCTGGATGGAGGTCATCCACAAGCCCAACGGCATCATCCTGGTGACCGGGCCGACGTCGTCGGGCAAGACGACGACGCTTTACGCCACGCTCAACGAGTTGAACAAGATCGAGGACAAGATCATCACGACCGAGGAACCGGTCGAGTACGAGATCGAAGGGCTGATCCAGGTGCCGATCAACCCTGAGATCGGCGTGACCTTCGCCGCCTGTCTGCGGGCCATTCTGCGGCAGGACCCGGACAAGATCCTGGTGGGGGAGACGCGCGACCTGGAGACGGCGGAGATCTCGATCCAGGCTTCGCTGACCGGCCACGTCGTGTTCACCACGCTGCACACCAACGACGCCCCCTCGGCCGTCACCCGGCTCCGCGATATGGGCCTGCCGACGTTCCTCATCACGGCCACCGTTGAGGCCGTGCTGGCTCAGCGGCTGGTTCGCAAACTCTGCCAGAACTGCAAGGCCGAGTTCATGCCCAGCGCCGAGGTCCTCATGGAGCTGGGCATGACGCAGGAGCAGGCGGCAGGCCAGAAGTGGTTCTACGGCAAGGGCTGCGACCGCTGCAACAACACCGGCTACAAGGGCCGTCAGGGCATCTACGAGCTGATCGTCATGAACGACATCCTCCGCGAGATGATCGTCGCCGAGGTCTCGCTCGACGACTTCC
- a CDS encoding type IV pilus twitching motility protein PilT, which translates to MGTILIDKLLQTVCTQKASDLHLTVGSQPMLRLGGHMRPLATKVLEPPDTVALMKSITPERCQQELQEVGGTDFGFAFGEMARFRVAIFKQRGNIGLVLRRIPNEFLTFAQLGLPAVMEQLIQRPRGLILVTGPTGSGKTTSLASMINWINDNMDRHIITIEDPIEYFHKHKKSLVNQREIGIDVPDFPEAIRRALRMDPDIILVGEMRDLATIQAAITAAETGHIVFGTLHTNSAEGTVNRIIDVFPKEQQDQIRTQLSVAILGVLAQSLLPRKPKGLVAAYEMLVVTPAISNLIRENKTYRIDSSIQTGRKHGMILLDDSLFNLWKQGICEEEEVLYKARKVNDLRDRIENAKKGIFEDEEEEEGEEGK; encoded by the coding sequence ATGGGCACGATCCTGATCGACAAGCTCCTTCAGACGGTCTGCACTCAGAAGGCCAGCGATCTGCACTTGACGGTGGGCAGCCAGCCCATGCTTCGGTTGGGGGGGCACATGCGGCCCCTGGCGACCAAGGTGCTTGAGCCGCCGGACACCGTGGCGCTGATGAAGAGCATCACGCCCGAACGCTGTCAGCAGGAGCTTCAGGAGGTCGGCGGGACCGACTTCGGTTTCGCCTTCGGCGAGATGGCCCGGTTCCGCGTCGCCATCTTCAAGCAGCGTGGCAATATCGGTTTGGTCCTGCGGCGGATCCCCAACGAGTTCCTCACCTTCGCGCAGCTCGGCCTGCCGGCGGTGATGGAACAGTTGATCCAGCGGCCTCGCGGTCTGATTCTGGTGACCGGTCCGACGGGTTCGGGGAAGACCACGAGCCTGGCGTCGATGATCAACTGGATCAACGACAACATGGACCGGCACATCATCACGATCGAAGACCCGATCGAGTACTTCCACAAGCACAAGAAGTCCCTGGTCAACCAGCGCGAGATTGGCATCGACGTTCCGGACTTCCCCGAGGCCATCCGCCGGGCCCTTCGAATGGACCCGGACATCATCCTCGTGGGTGAAATGCGAGACCTGGCGACGATCCAGGCGGCGATCACGGCCGCCGAGACCGGTCACATCGTCTTCGGCACGTTGCACACGAACTCGGCCGAAGGGACGGTCAACCGAATCATCGACGTCTTCCCGAAGGAGCAGCAGGACCAGATCCGCACCCAGCTTTCGGTGGCGATCCTGGGGGTGCTCGCTCAGTCGTTGCTGCCGCGCAAGCCCAAGGGGCTGGTGGCGGCCTACGAGATGCTCGTGGTGACGCCGGCCATCTCGAACCTGATCCGAGAAAACAAGACGTATCGTATCGACTCGTCGATCCAGACCGGTCGCAAACACGGCATGATCCTGCTGGACGACAGCCTCTTCAATCTCTGGAAGCAGGGGATCTGCGAGGAGGAAGAAGTCCTCTACAAGGCGCGCAAGGTCAACGATCTCCGGGATCGGATCGAGAACGCCAAGAAGGGCATCTTCGAGGACGAGGAAGAGGAAGAGGGCGAGGAAGGGAAGTGA